The following are from one region of the Arachis duranensis cultivar V14167 chromosome 10, aradu.V14167.gnm2.J7QH, whole genome shotgun sequence genome:
- the LOC107469437 gene encoding uncharacterized protein LOC107469437 has protein sequence MHDELEVPTNVVSAEVLKKVILFLEKKLDFQHVVKVYDKVVDGYKSWSKYFINCNTNILPELYKAAKELRISSLLALTNKKAAKKLLIPTTELKGLNDCLSRQMFNYFICVASDKTHKETILTELDNICDDSTRDSDMVVAYKDLR, from the exons ATGCATGATGAGCTTGAAGTGCCTACTAATGTCGTCTCCGCCGAGGTGCTCAAAAAGGTCATCCTCTTCTTGGAAAAAAAACTTGATTTTCAGCATGTCGTCAAAGTCTACGACAAAGTTGTTGACGGGTATAAGTCCTGGTCCAAATACTTCATCAATTGTAACACTAACATTCTACCCGAATTGTATAAG GCTGCGAAAGAACTCCGTATCTCAAGCTTGTTGGCTTTGACAAATAAGAAGGCTGCTAAAAAACTCCTGATCCCAACCACGGAGCTGAAGGGCCTCAATGACTGTTTGAGCCGACAAATGTTCAATTATTTTATCTGTGTGGCTAGTGACAAGACACACAAAGAGACCATCCTGACTGAATTAGACAATATTTGTGATGACTCAACTAGAGACTCAGACATGGTAGTCGCCTATAAAGATTTAAGATAA
- the LOC107469438 gene encoding anaphase-promoting complex subunit 5 has protein sequence MSGILKQPGAFAISPQGFSLHSAQDLCPPAQISLPFPLSSVAHHNRLGLFLLSLTKSCDDILEPKLDELIHQLRMMSQNWMSTWIIDQLMTMLSSLSSPDDLFNFFSDIRGIHGGPDSGAIEDDQIILDLNSNLGIFLRRCVLAFNLLSFEGVCHLLTNIGIYCKEEFSNCPLDKAPSLDDSSSNLEMHLEYENMELENFVYEKVSEEIEARKEANERIPFHLHVPNTLVSLVDDIDVSGDLASKHSEKVRVASPYGDPSSNMLRDDDPSGAVFLRTNWQVQGCLQEQADIIEKNGGVVSLNGFEIVLRQLQKLAPELHRVHFLSYLNSLSHDDYIAALENIHCYFDYSFSRARPRVTKS, from the exons ATGAGTGGGATATTGAAACAACCAGGTGCATTCGCCATCTCCCCACAAGGTTTCAGTCTGCATTCTGCTCAAGATCTATGTCCCCCTGCTCAAATCTCCCTCCCTTTCCCTTTATCCTCAGTTGCCCACCACAACCGCCTCGGATTGTTCTTGCTCTCCCTCACCAAG TCGTGTGATGATATATTGGAACCAAAATTGGATGAACTCATCCATcagttgagaatgatgagccAAAATTGGATGTCGACTTGGATTATTGATCAGTTGATGACTATGCTGTCGTCTCTGTCGTCACCTgatgatttgtttaatttttttagtgataTACGAG GAATACATGGGGGTCCTGATTCGGGTGCCATTGAAGATGATCAAATTATTTTGGACCTTAACAGTAACCTGGGCATATTTCTTCGGCGCTGTGTGCTTGCTTTCAATTTGTTATCATTTGAG GGTGTGTGTCACCTCTTGACAAACATAGGGATATACTGTAAAGAAGAATTCTCAAATTGTCCTCTTGACAAAGCACCTAGTTTAGATGATTCTAGTAGTAATTTGGAGATGCATTTAGAATATGAGAACATGGAACTGGAGAATTTTGTATATGAAAAGGTTTCAGAAGAAATTGAAGCAAGAAAGGAGGCTAATGAAAGAATTCCATTCCATCTTCATGTACCAAATACGCTTGTGAGTTTAGTTGATG ATATTGATGTTTCGGGTGATTTGGCATCTAAACATAGTGAGAAAGTTAGAGTAGCTAGTCCTTATGGAGATCCTTCAAGTAACATGCTTAGAGATGATGATCCTAGTGGTGCAGTATTCCTGCGCACAAACTGGCAGGTGCAAGGGTGCTTACAAGAGCAAGCTGATATAATTGAAAA gAATGGAGGTGTTGTCTCTTTGAATGGGTTTGAAATTGTTCTACGACAGCTACAGAAGTTGGCACCTGAACTACATCGA GTTCACTTTCTGAGTTACTTGAATAGTCTTTCTCATGATGATTATATTGCTGCTTTGGAGAATATTCATTGCTACTTCGATTACAG